In the genome of Rhinolophus ferrumequinum isolate MPI-CBG mRhiFer1 chromosome 24, mRhiFer1_v1.p, whole genome shotgun sequence, one region contains:
- the ELFN1 gene encoding protein ELFN1, translating to MAGAPGAVLWVCVTAAALLHAGGLARGDCWLIEGDKGFVWLAICSQNQPPYEAIPQQINSTIVDLRLNENRIRSVQHAALSRFGNLTYLNLTKNEIAYIEDGAFSGQFNLQVLQLGYNRLRNLTEGVLRGLGKLEYLYLQANLIEVVTPGAFWECPNVVNVDLSMNRIQRLHSATFAGLARLSACELYSNPFYCSCELLGFLRWLAAFTNATHTYDRMQCESPPHYSGYFLLGQGRLGQRSVLTTLQSVCTDGAYAAEPRLVPERSPPGRVPPTPLEPSEAPCVADECFSGDGTTPLVALPTLATQAEARPLIRVKQLTQNSATITVQLPSPFNRMYTLEHFNNSKSSTVSRLTKPQEDIRLTNLYALTNYTYCVVSTSSGLHHNHTCLTICLPKPPSPPGPVPSPSTATHYIMTILGCLFGMVLVLGAVYYCLRKRRRQEEKHKKAAAASSLKKTIIELKYGPELEAPGLAPLSQGPLLGPDTVARIPYLPAATSDVEPYKLVESETPKASKGTYMEVRTGEPGERRDCEPGRPGPDSQGSVAEICTIAKEVDRVNQIINSCIDALKSESTTFQGGKSGAVSAAEPQLVLLSEPLAGKHGFLSPVYKDTFSHGLQRHHSVEAAPGPPRASTSSSSSTRSPRAFRAEATGVHKVAATEAKYIEKSSPAADAILTVTPAAAVLRAEAEKSRQYGEHRHSYPGSHTAEPPAPPVPPPHEGLGGRKASILEPLTRPRPRDLAYSQLSPQYQHLSYASSPEHSCRAPHSIWERLRPSRRRHRDHEEFLAAGHALRKKVQFAKDEDLHDILDYWKGVSAQHKS from the coding sequence ATGGCCGGGGCCCCCGGAGCGGTGCTGTGGGTGTGTGTGACGGCAGCCGCCCTGCTGCACGCGGGCGGCCTGGCCCGCGGTGACTGCTGGCTGATCGAGGGCGACAAGGGCTTCGTGTGGCTGGCCATCTGCAGCCAGAACCAGCCGCCGTACGAGGCCATCCCGCAGCAGATCAACAGCACCATTGTGGACCTGCGGCTGAACGAGAACCGCATCCGCAGCGTGCAGCACGCCGCACTCAGCCGCTTCGGGAACCTCACGTACCTGAACCTGACCAAGAACGAGATCGCCTACATCGAGGATGGCGCCTTCTCGGGCCAGTTCAACCTGCAGGTGCTGCAGCTGGGCTACAACCGGCTGCGCAACCTGACGGAGGGCGTGCTGCGCGGCCTGGGCAAGCTGGAGTACCTGTACCTGCAGGCCAACCTCATCGAGGTGGTCACACCCGGTGCCTTCTGGGAGTGCCCCAACGTCGTCAACGTGGACCTGTCCATGAACCGCATCCAGCGGCTGCACAGCGCCACCTTCGCGGGCCTGGCCCGCCTGTCAGCCTGCGAGCTGTACAGCAACCCCTTCTACTGCTCCTGCGAGCTCCTGGGCTTCCTGCGCTGGCTGGCGGCCTTCACCAACGCCACGCACACCTACGACCGCATGCAGTGCGAGTCGCCGCCACACTACTCCGGCTACTTCCTGCTGGGCCAGGGCCGGCTAGGCCAGCGCAGCGTTCTCACCACACTACAGTCCGTGTGCACCGATGGCGCGTACGCGGCCGAGCCCCGCCTGGTGCCAGAGCGGTCGCCACCGGGCCGCGTGCCGCCCACACCGCTGGAGCCCAGCGAGGCCCCCTGCGTCGCGGACGAGTGCTTCTCCGGTGATGGCACCACCCCGCTGGTGGCCCTACCCACACTGGCCACCCAGGCCGAGGCACGGCCCCTCATCAGGGTCAAGCAGCTGACCCAGAACTCGGCCACCATCACAGTGCAGCTGCCCAGCCCGTTCAACCGCATGTACACGCTGGAGCATTTCAACAACAGTAAGTCGTCCACCGTGTCCAGGCTGACCAAGCCCCAGGAGGACATCCGCCTGACCAACCTCTACGCGCTCACCAACTACACCTACTGCGTGGTGTCCACCAGCTCCGGGCTGCACCACAACCACACCTGCCTCACCATCTGCCTGCCCAAGCCGCCCAGCCCCCCGGGCCCCGTGCCCAGCCCCTCCACGGCCACCCACTACATCATGACCATCCTGGGCTGTCTCTTCGGCATGGTGCTGGTGCTGGGCGCCGTCTACTACTGTCTGCGCAAGCGCAGGCGCCAGGAGGAGAAGCACAAGAAGGCAGCCGCGGCCAGCAGCCTCAAGAAGACCATCATCGAGCTCAAGTACGGGCCGGAGCTGGAGGCGCCCGGCCTGGCCCCACTGTCCCAGGGCCCACTGCTCGGCCCCGACACTGTGGCCCGCATCCCGTATCTGCCGGCGGCCACCAGCGACGTGGAGCCATACAAGCTGGTGGAGAGCGAGACGCCCAAGGCCAGCAAAGGCACCTACATGGAGGTGCGCACCGGGGAGCCGGGGGAGCGCAGGGACTGCGAGCCGGGCCGGCCGGGCCCTGACAGCCAGGGCTCGGTGGCCGAGATCTGCACCATCGCCAAGGAGGTGGACAGGGTCAACCAGATCATCAACAGTTGCATCGATGCGCTCAAGTCCGAGTCCACCACCTTCCAGGGCGGCAAGTCGGGCGCCGTGTCCGCGGCCGAGCCGCAGCTGGTGCTGCTGTCCGAGCCGCTGGCCGGCAAGCACGGCTTCCTGTCGCCCGTGTACAAGGACACCTTCAGCCACGGCCTGCAGCGGCACCACAGCGTGGAGGCGGCCCCGGGGCCCCCTCGCGCCAGCACCTCGTCCAGCAGCTCCACACGCAGCCCCAGGGCCTTCCGTGCTGAGGCCACCGGTGTGCACAAGGTCGCGGCCACTGAGGCTAAGTACATCGAGAAGAGCTCACCCGCGGCCGACGCCATCCTCACTGTGACACCCGCAGCTGCTGTTCTGCGGGCCGAGGCCGAGAAGAGCCGCCAGTACGGCGAGCACCGGCACTCGTACCCCGGCTCCCACACGGCCGAGCCGCCCGCACCTCCGGTGCCCCCGCCCCATGAAGGCCTGGGCGGCCGCAAAGCGTCCATCCTGGAGCCGCTGACCCGGCCGCGGCCCCGCGACCTGGCCTACTCGCAGCTGTCCCCGCAGTACCAGCACCTGAGCTACGCCTCCAGCCCCGAGCACAGCTGCAGGGCCCCCCACAGCATCTGGGAGCGCCTCCGCCCCAGCCGCCGGCGGCACAGGGACCATGAGGAGTTCCTGGCCGCCGGCCACGCGCTGCGCAAGAAGGTCCAGTTCGCCAAAGATGAGGACCTGCATGACATCCTGGACTACTGGAAGGGCGTGTCGGCCCAGCACAAGTCCTGA